A stretch of Lysobacter sp. K5869 DNA encodes these proteins:
- a CDS encoding PilX N-terminal domain-containing pilus assembly protein produces MSSARKQRGAVLYVALMMLVLLALIGITALQVTGLQERMTASYRSTNLAFQNAEGRARGKEADLQRQVQSGGGEAIDIDEAFCANSFDPSAWAKTLKYANPLPAKLSYTRRIDQCVSGGSGIGMGTAPISENTNLIFQVTAYAVDRGSNPGSDSVIDTIFVP; encoded by the coding sequence GTGAGCTCCGCGCGCAAGCAGCGCGGCGCCGTCTTGTATGTGGCCCTGATGATGCTGGTGCTGCTGGCGCTGATCGGCATCACCGCGCTGCAGGTCACCGGCTTGCAGGAACGCATGACCGCGAGCTACCGCTCCACCAACCTCGCGTTCCAGAACGCCGAGGGCCGCGCCCGCGGCAAGGAAGCGGATCTGCAGCGGCAGGTGCAGAGCGGCGGCGGCGAAGCGATCGACATCGACGAGGCGTTTTGCGCTAACAGCTTCGATCCCTCGGCGTGGGCGAAGACGCTTAAGTACGCCAATCCGCTGCCGGCGAAGCTCAGCTACACCCGCCGCATCGACCAGTGCGTCTCCGGCGGTTCGGGCATCGGCATGGGCACCGCGCCCATCAGCGAAAACACCAATCTGATCTTCCAGGTGACGGCCTACGCGGTCGATCGGGGCAGCAACCCCGGTTCCGACTCGGTGATCGACACCATCTTCGTACCCTGA
- a CDS encoding PilW family protein, with protein MNRRQQAGLSLIELMVALLLSGLLILGLVQIFSSSRASYLMAQGLARAQESSRFAIDALQRDARMSGHFGCVSDQGHFFAGNGLFGELFLSDRNDYGSIPAANEALRFDYSIRGYEANGTAPASTLNLTTAAVPGSAGDWSPNLPAAFVNTLKPTPIRGSDILMLRFLSPESAEVKKFSVVPSGSIEVDSDQWKRVAGSEAPTENPGLFGIADCRSVVMFQAKSVTTAGAVTKLAVAQSGVNKSAFDGSDTFASGQARVYRAESFVYYVGINPTSKEPTLYRARYTAAPDVGAVSLDTGASEELVEGVENMQLLFAQDTVTDPAQPPTGVINGVRTAAGVLPDSASQGGWQRVGGMQVGLLIRSTERATATPRANSPRSLGTTLTLPNDGRYRSVYETNIALRNRLFGN; from the coding sequence ATGAATCGCAGGCAGCAAGCGGGTCTTTCGTTGATCGAACTGATGGTGGCGCTGCTGCTCAGCGGCCTGCTGATTCTCGGTCTGGTGCAGATCTTCTCGTCCTCGCGCGCTTCCTACCTGATGGCGCAGGGCTTGGCGCGCGCGCAGGAAAGCTCGCGCTTCGCCATCGACGCGCTGCAGCGCGACGCGCGCATGAGCGGCCATTTCGGTTGCGTGTCCGACCAGGGCCACTTCTTCGCCGGCAACGGCTTGTTCGGCGAGTTGTTCCTGTCCGACCGCAACGATTACGGCTCGATCCCCGCCGCGAACGAAGCGCTGCGTTTCGACTATTCGATCCGCGGTTACGAGGCCAACGGTACGGCTCCGGCCAGCACCTTGAATCTGACGACGGCGGCGGTGCCCGGCTCGGCGGGCGATTGGTCGCCGAACCTGCCCGCTGCCTTCGTCAATACCCTGAAGCCCACGCCGATCCGCGGCAGCGACATCCTGATGCTGCGCTTCCTGTCGCCGGAAAGCGCCGAGGTCAAGAAGTTCTCCGTCGTTCCCAGCGGCAGCATCGAAGTCGACAGCGATCAATGGAAGCGCGTGGCCGGCAGCGAAGCGCCGACCGAAAATCCCGGCTTGTTCGGTATCGCCGATTGCCGTTCGGTGGTGATGTTCCAGGCCAAGAGCGTGACGACGGCCGGTGCGGTCACCAAGCTCGCGGTCGCTCAGTCGGGCGTCAATAAGAGCGCCTTCGACGGCTCCGATACCTTCGCTTCCGGTCAGGCGCGCGTGTACCGCGCCGAGAGCTTCGTCTACTACGTGGGCATCAATCCCACCAGCAAGGAACCGACCCTGTACCGCGCCCGCTACACCGCCGCGCCGGACGTGGGGGCGGTGTCGCTGGACACCGGCGCCTCGGAAGAACTGGTGGAAGGCGTGGAGAACATGCAGTTGCTGTTCGCCCAGGACACGGTCACCGACCCGGCGCAGCCGCCGACCGGCGTCATCAACGGCGTGCGCACCGCCGCCGGCGTGTTGCCCGACAGCGCCAGCCAGGGCGGCTGGCAGCGCGTGGGCGGCATGCAGGTCGGTCTGCTGATCCGCAGCACCGAGCGCGCCACGGCCACGCCGCGCGCGAACTCGCCGCGTTCGCTGGGCACGACGCTGACTCTGCCGAACGACGGCCGCTACCGCTCCGTCTACGAAACCAACATCGCGCTGCGCAACCGGCTGTTCGGGAATTGA
- a CDS encoding GspH/FimT family protein, which produces MRIKRLDAYEFFAAFLLANLLSLLVSPAPQASFDGSPADFLAQGLGGLYAQAANHAARRAVPVVLCPVRWTYFQCDESVDWSQGLMGFADNDRGRRFNEGDFLLRRHLPLPSHLRLRLLGEPRPIRFEPGTGRVGYNAPLLLCDLRGPRAWVLRYRNTGGFDVRDAEAAELARCDPSACRPSTDIHHCLPPSKANARRNQTVGYRRALIAKAQKRRPRSLAAFSNMAPEVGLEPTTP; this is translated from the coding sequence ATGCGAATCAAGAGGTTGGACGCTTACGAATTCTTCGCCGCGTTCCTGCTGGCGAACCTGCTCAGTCTGCTGGTTAGTCCAGCGCCGCAAGCCAGCTTCGACGGATCGCCGGCCGACTTCCTGGCGCAGGGCCTGGGCGGCCTGTACGCGCAAGCCGCGAACCACGCCGCCCGCCGCGCCGTGCCGGTGGTGTTGTGCCCGGTGCGCTGGACCTACTTCCAATGCGACGAAAGCGTCGACTGGAGCCAGGGCTTGATGGGCTTCGCCGACAACGACCGCGGCCGCCGCTTCAACGAAGGCGACTTCCTGCTGCGACGGCACCTTCCCCTGCCCTCGCATCTGCGCCTGCGATTGCTGGGCGAACCCCGGCCGATCCGCTTCGAGCCCGGCACCGGCCGCGTCGGCTACAACGCCCCGTTGCTGCTGTGCGATCTGCGCGGGCCGCGCGCCTGGGTCCTGCGTTATCGCAACACGGGCGGGTTCGATGTGCGCGATGCGGAAGCGGCCGAGCTCGCGCGATGCGACCCCAGCGCGTGCCGCCCATCGACCGACATCCACCACTGCCTTCCGCCATCCAAGGCGAATGCCCGGCGCAATCAAACCGTCGGCTATCGCCGCGCGCTCATCGCGAAAGCGCAAAAAAGAAGGCCGCGATCGCTCGCGGCCTTCTCGAATATGGCGCCCGAAGTTGGACTCGAACCAACGACCCCCTGA
- the ppnN gene encoding nucleotide 5'-monophosphate nucleosidase PpnN — protein MTATPTATVLPTVNARIYPKGGLDVLSRDEVARLRDASTGMHDLLRRCALAVLTSGSASDDPRAARELYPDFDIEVHQQDRGMRIDLTHAPAMAFVDGEIIRGVAELLFAVVRDLAYTAIELGKGGGRDLDSSDGLTDSVFGLLRNARILHPADPNLVVCWGGHSISRDEYIYTKQVGYELGLRGLDICTGCGPGAMKGPMKGATIAHAKQRRRAMRYIGITEPGIIAAESPNPIVNHLVIMPDIEKRLEAFVRMGHGIIVFPGGVGTAEEILYLLGILLREENAGLPFPLILTGPTASAPYFEQIDKFLRLTLGEVATQRYEIIVGDPERVARAMSHGIRKVREYRIEHKDSFFFNWSIDIPLTFQKPFVPTHEAMASLDLHHGRKPHELAADLRRAFSGIVAGNVKEDGMRRIEQFGPFEIHGDPDMMQSLDALLRAFVEQRRMKIAGEYRPCYRVVT, from the coding sequence ATGACCGCAACCCCCACCGCGACCGTCCTGCCGACGGTCAACGCACGCATCTACCCCAAGGGCGGGCTCGACGTCCTGTCCCGCGACGAGGTCGCGCGCCTGCGCGACGCCTCCACCGGCATGCACGACCTGCTGCGCCGCTGCGCCCTGGCGGTGCTGACCAGCGGCAGCGCCTCCGACGACCCGCGCGCCGCGCGCGAGCTGTATCCGGACTTCGACATCGAAGTGCATCAGCAAGACCGCGGCATGCGCATCGACCTGACCCACGCCCCGGCGATGGCCTTCGTCGACGGCGAAATCATCCGCGGCGTGGCCGAGCTGCTGTTCGCCGTGGTCCGCGATCTGGCCTACACCGCGATCGAGCTCGGCAAGGGCGGCGGCCGCGACCTGGATTCCAGCGACGGCCTCACCGACTCGGTGTTCGGCCTGCTGCGCAACGCCCGCATCCTGCACCCGGCCGATCCGAATCTGGTGGTGTGCTGGGGCGGCCACTCGATCTCGCGCGACGAGTACATCTACACCAAGCAGGTCGGCTACGAGCTGGGCCTGCGCGGCCTGGACATCTGCACCGGCTGCGGCCCGGGCGCGATGAAGGGCCCGATGAAGGGCGCGACCATCGCCCACGCCAAGCAGCGCCGCCGCGCCATGCGCTACATCGGCATCACCGAGCCGGGCATCATCGCCGCCGAATCGCCGAACCCGATCGTCAACCACCTGGTGATCATGCCGGACATCGAGAAGCGCCTGGAGGCCTTCGTCCGCATGGGTCACGGCATCATCGTGTTCCCGGGCGGCGTCGGCACCGCCGAGGAGATCCTGTACCTGCTCGGCATCCTGCTGCGCGAGGAGAACGCCGGCCTGCCGTTCCCGCTGATCCTGACCGGCCCGACCGCGTCGGCGCCGTACTTCGAGCAGATCGACAAGTTCCTGCGCCTGACCCTGGGCGAGGTCGCGACCCAGCGCTACGAGATCATTGTCGGCGATCCCGAGCGCGTCGCCCGCGCGATGTCGCACGGCATCCGCAAGGTGCGCGAGTACCGCATCGAGCATAAGGACTCGTTCTTCTTCAACTGGTCGATCGACATTCCGCTGACGTTCCAAAAGCCGTTCGTGCCGACCCACGAGGCCATGGCCTCGCTGGATCTGCACCACGGCCGCAAGCCGCACGAGTTGGCCGCGGACTTGCGCCGCGCGTTCTCGGGCATCGTCGCCGGCAACGTCAAGGAGGACGGAATGCGCCGGATCGAGCAGTTCGGCCCGTTCGAAATCCACGGCGACCCGGACATGATGCAGTCGCTGGACGCGCTGCTGCGCGCCTTCGTCGAGCAGCGCCGCATGAAGATCGCCGGCGAATACCGTCCCTGCTATCGCGTGGTGACCTGA
- a CDS encoding GspH/FimT family pseudopilin has product MIRRRSAGFTLIELLVTIGIGAILVMLALPSFTEAIRSNRVTTAANQMLATVNLARGEALRSKSSAHVCPRNDTGTACGSDWTKGMLVWTDENGNGKFEEAEVKRVVEPQQGIQLKFGNFTDIAFDERGRPQPLKAFAFSMQASVCKTNAETRRDFAINRMGQVSMTRAKCQ; this is encoded by the coding sequence ATGATCAGGCGGCGCTCTGCCGGTTTCACGTTGATCGAGCTGCTGGTGACGATCGGGATCGGCGCGATCCTGGTCATGCTGGCGCTGCCTTCGTTCACCGAGGCCATCCGTTCCAACCGCGTCACCACTGCGGCCAATCAAATGCTGGCGACGGTCAACCTCGCCCGTGGCGAAGCCCTGCGCAGCAAGAGCAGCGCGCACGTGTGTCCGCGCAACGACACCGGTACCGCCTGCGGTTCGGACTGGACCAAGGGCATGCTGGTTTGGACCGACGAGAACGGCAACGGCAAGTTCGAGGAAGCCGAGGTCAAGCGCGTCGTCGAACCGCAGCAAGGCATCCAACTCAAGTTCGGCAATTTCACCGACATCGCTTTCGACGAGCGCGGCCGCCCGCAGCCGCTGAAGGCCTTCGCCTTCTCGATGCAGGCGAGCGTGTGCAAGACCAACGCGGAAACGCGGCGCGACTTCGCGATCAACCGCATGGGCCAAGTTTCCATGACCAGGGCCAAGTGCCAATGA
- the pilV gene encoding type IV pilus modification protein PilV, protein MSAFRTVRRSAPRAPARQRGLSLIEVLVSVLVLGMGLLGLAMLQATNLRLAQSSNQRTIATNLASDLLDDIRSNRLLAAQYDGTYTASSVAANTNCAQLNTLTPAQRKTAFTCRMREALGEGATATVTVSANRNVNIVIQWGDAQRWNALAEPTKFQTDSAL, encoded by the coding sequence ATGAGCGCCTTCCGAACCGTCCGCCGTTCCGCTCCGCGCGCGCCGGCGCGCCAGCGCGGCCTGAGCCTGATCGAAGTGTTGGTCAGCGTGCTGGTGCTGGGCATGGGCCTGCTCGGCCTGGCGATGCTGCAGGCGACCAACCTGCGCCTGGCGCAAAGCAGCAACCAGCGCACGATCGCGACCAATCTGGCCAGCGATCTGCTCGACGACATCCGCTCCAACCGCTTGTTGGCCGCGCAGTACGACGGCACCTATACCGCCTCGTCGGTCGCCGCCAACACCAATTGCGCGCAGCTCAACACCCTCACGCCGGCGCAGCGCAAGACCGCGTTCACCTGCCGCATGCGCGAAGCTTTGGGCGAAGGCGCCACCGCGACGGTGACCGTCAGCGCCAACCGCAACGTGAACATCGTCATCCAATGGGGCGACGCCCAGCGTTGGAACGCTCTCGCCGAACCGACCAAATTCCAGACGGACAGCGCGCTATGA
- a CDS encoding TonB-dependent receptor, whose product MTYQNRVRMSKLTLGLLAVFATAPVFAQSNAAGIAGRVVGADGQPVANAEVTITHTESGTVSRATTDADGRYNARGLRVGGPYTVNINKEGAGTGSQDGVYLNLDKVNNVDLSLNNSVTTLGAVQAVAAATSEVFSANKMGAGSVVTRQQLEQMPTINRNLQDFVRLDPRVVQTDKSRNEISVGGQNPRYNVIRVDGVSTNDSFGLGGNGLPTPKQPFSMDVIDEVSIDVANYDVTIAGGTGGVINAVTKSGTNEFHGSVYGIYRDNDWSGKNSANVRPKLFDTESTYGGTFGGPLIKDKLFFFANYEKYTGKELFTGNSSFGPPGSGANNIVNITQAQINEIIDISKNVWGFDPGGLGLPSLDTKSEEYGLKIDWNISDRHRANFRYAQSKQSTAFLQGFGSNSLALSSYHYVQDFEFKTYTAQLFSDWTDNFSTEAKVSYRDYSAVRNPQFDLPAIGVRVGSNTLNFGTEENTQANILETKTWNGFFAGNLFLGEHTVKFGADYESNEVYNLFGRRINGVYTFNSIADYRAGRSGRYQLFAPRGGDLDNMAAGFTQKNLGLFAQDTWALTDRLTLTFGVRYDRAMVDDKPTYNAAASNLFGVRNDNTIDGSDLWQPRFGFNYTFDSERPTQLRGGIGLFKGGSPTVWLANPYSNNGISYTDYLFTNGITRFSPDPDAQLGLFNPGTGGQQSVDFIEKDLSLPSVWKANLAFDTELPWYGIVAAVEGVVTKVNDALYYQQLNLGDVQRVGQDGRNIYWDAAGRSPLSWNRDGSACLNETGLVGGPACVSSRTNARAARSTAYNDAIIARNTSKGESQQFTVSLNKPFNNSDWAWGVAYTYTHATEVSPLTSSTSSSQLGNVGVFQANEEVAARSAYEIRDRFTANVNWKHAFFGDYNTIVSLVYEGRSGRPYSYAFDNDANGDGRLNDLLYIPKSMGDVLFRNPAEEQAFWNYVNGNEYLRSHLGQVARRNDVRGKWVNQFDLHIAQELPGFMTGHKAELAVDIMNVGNLLNKKWGRVEEVAFPGMRGVVEYGGVDPATGKYVYRFNTPDPEQIYDEKGISRWAAQVSFRYRF is encoded by the coding sequence TACAACGCCCGCGGCCTGCGCGTGGGCGGCCCGTACACGGTCAACATCAACAAGGAAGGCGCCGGTACCGGTAGCCAGGATGGGGTCTACCTCAATCTGGATAAGGTCAACAACGTCGACCTCTCGCTGAACAACTCGGTCACCACCCTGGGCGCCGTCCAGGCGGTCGCCGCGGCGACCTCGGAAGTCTTCTCGGCCAACAAGATGGGCGCCGGTTCGGTCGTGACCCGTCAGCAGCTCGAGCAGATGCCGACGATCAACCGCAACCTGCAGGACTTCGTCCGCCTCGACCCGCGCGTGGTCCAGACCGACAAGTCGCGCAACGAAATCTCGGTCGGCGGCCAGAACCCGCGCTACAACGTGATCCGCGTCGACGGCGTCAGCACCAACGACTCCTTCGGCCTCGGCGGCAACGGCCTGCCGACCCCGAAGCAGCCGTTCTCGATGGACGTCATCGACGAAGTCTCCATCGACGTCGCCAACTACGACGTCACCATCGCCGGCGGCACCGGCGGCGTGATCAACGCCGTCACCAAGTCGGGCACCAACGAGTTCCACGGCTCGGTCTACGGCATCTATCGCGACAACGACTGGTCGGGCAAGAATTCGGCCAACGTGCGTCCGAAGCTGTTCGACACCGAAAGCACCTACGGCGGCACCTTCGGCGGCCCGCTGATCAAGGACAAGCTGTTCTTCTTCGCCAACTACGAGAAGTACACCGGCAAGGAACTGTTCACCGGCAACTCCAGCTTCGGTCCTCCGGGCTCGGGCGCCAACAACATCGTCAACATCACCCAGGCGCAGATCAACGAGATCATCGACATCTCCAAGAACGTCTGGGGCTTCGATCCGGGCGGCCTGGGCCTGCCGTCGCTCGACACCAAGAGCGAGGAATACGGCCTGAAGATCGACTGGAACATCAGCGATCGCCACCGCGCCAACTTCCGCTACGCGCAGAGCAAGCAGAGCACCGCGTTCCTGCAGGGCTTCGGCAGCAACTCGCTGGCGCTGAGCTCGTACCACTACGTGCAGGACTTCGAGTTCAAGACCTACACCGCGCAGCTGTTCAGCGACTGGACCGACAACTTCTCCACCGAAGCCAAGGTCTCGTACCGCGACTACTCCGCCGTGCGCAACCCGCAGTTCGACCTGCCGGCCATCGGCGTGCGCGTGGGCAGCAACACCCTGAACTTCGGCACCGAAGAGAACACCCAGGCCAACATCCTCGAGACCAAGACCTGGAACGGCTTCTTCGCCGGCAACCTGTTCCTGGGCGAGCACACCGTCAAGTTCGGCGCCGACTACGAGTCGAACGAGGTCTACAATCTGTTCGGCCGCCGCATCAACGGCGTCTACACCTTCAACTCGATCGCCGACTACCGCGCCGGCCGTTCGGGCCGTTACCAGTTGTTCGCCCCGCGCGGCGGCGACCTGGACAACATGGCCGCCGGTTTCACCCAGAAGAACCTCGGCCTGTTCGCGCAGGACACCTGGGCGCTCACCGACCGTTTGACCCTGACCTTCGGCGTGCGCTACGACCGCGCCATGGTCGACGACAAGCCGACCTACAACGCGGCCGCGTCGAACCTGTTCGGCGTGCGCAACGACAACACCATCGACGGCAGCGACCTGTGGCAGCCGCGCTTCGGCTTCAACTACACCTTCGACAGCGAGCGTCCGACCCAGCTGCGCGGCGGCATCGGTCTGTTCAAGGGCGGTTCGCCGACCGTTTGGCTGGCCAACCCGTACTCGAATAACGGCATCTCGTACACCGATTACCTGTTCACCAACGGCATCACCCGCTTCAGCCCGGATCCGGACGCCCAGTTGGGTCTGTTCAACCCGGGTACTGGCGGCCAGCAGTCGGTCGACTTCATCGAGAAGGACCTGAGCCTGCCGTCGGTGTGGAAGGCCAACCTGGCGTTCGATACCGAACTGCCGTGGTACGGCATCGTCGCCGCGGTGGAAGGCGTGGTGACCAAGGTCAACGACGCCCTGTACTACCAGCAGCTCAACCTCGGCGACGTGCAGCGCGTCGGTCAGGACGGCCGCAACATTTACTGGGACGCCGCCGGCCGTAGCCCGCTGAGCTGGAATCGCGACGGTTCCGCGTGCTTGAACGAAACCGGCCTCGTCGGCGGTCCGGCCTGCGTCAGCAGCCGCACCAACGCGCGCGCCGCCCGTTCCACCGCGTACAACGACGCGATCATCGCCCGCAACACCTCCAAGGGCGAAAGCCAGCAGTTCACGGTGTCGTTGAACAAGCCGTTCAACAACAGCGACTGGGCGTGGGGCGTTGCCTACACCTACACCCACGCCACCGAAGTCAGCCCGCTGACCAGCTCGACCTCGAGCTCGCAGCTGGGCAACGTCGGCGTGTTCCAGGCCAACGAAGAAGTCGCCGCGCGTTCGGCGTACGAAATCCGCGACCGCTTCACCGCCAACGTCAACTGGAAGCACGCCTTCTTCGGCGACTACAACACCATCGTCTCGCTGGTGTACGAAGGCCGCTCGGGCCGTCCGTACAGCTACGCGTTCGACAACGACGCCAACGGCGACGGCCGTCTGAACGACCTGCTGTACATCCCGAAGAGCATGGGCGACGTGCTGTTCCGCAACCCGGCCGAAGAGCAGGCGTTCTGGAACTACGTCAACGGCAACGAGTACCTGCGCAGCCATCTGGGCCAGGTCGCTCGCCGCAACGACGTGCGCGGCAAGTGGGTCAACCAGTTCGACCTGCACATCGCCCAGGAACTGCCGGGCTTCATGACCGGCCACAAGGCCGAGCTGGCCGTCGACATCATGAACGTCGGCAACCTGCTCAATAAGAAGTGGGGCCGCGTCGAAGAAGTGGCGTTCCCGGGCATGCGCGGCGTGGTCGAGTACGGCGGCGTCGATCCGGCGACCGGCAAGTACGTCTACCGCTTCAACACCCCGGATCCCGAGCAGATCTACGACGAGAAGGGCATCTCGCGTTGGGCGGCTCAGGTGAGCTTCCGCTACCGCTTCTGA